TGGCCAGGAAAAGCTTCGTCCGCAAACGGGATGGTTGCCGCTTGCGTTCGCCACCGACTGGCACCGACCGCCGCGCTTTATGAACGGGACCTCATTTTTCTACGCGCATACGGACCAGTGGCGCTATGAAACCATGAGGGTTACCGAGTTGCTGTCGCCGCTGGTCGATGGCAGCCAGTTTGCCGAGAGTCCGATCGATTACAACGTCCGTGCCGAGCGCATGGGCTGGTTGCCTTCCGCGCCGCAGTTCAAGACCAATCCGCTTAAAGTCGGCCGGGCGGCAGCCGGATCGGATGCCGCTGCCTACGTCGCGAAGGGACTCAAGGACGGCTCGCTTGAGATGTCATGCGTGGACCCCGACGCACCGGAAAACTTCCCGAGAAACCTGTTTGTCTGGCGCTCGAACCTGCTCGGCTCGTCGGGTAAAGGGCACGAGTATTTCCTCAAACATTTGCTCGGCGCCGAGCACGGCGTGCAGGGAAAAGACCTGGGAGCCACCGCCGGCATCTTGCCCAAAGAAGTGAAATGGCACGATCAAGCGCCGCAGGGCAAGCTTGACCTGGTCGTGACACTCGATTTCAGAATGTCGACCACGTGCCTCTATTCGGACATCGTTCTGCCGACTGCGACCTGGTACGAAAAGGACGACATGAACACGTCAGACATGCATCCGTTCATCCATCCGCTGTCCGCTGCCGTCGATCCTGCGTGGCAGTCCAAGAGCGATTGGGAAATCTACAAGGGCATCGCGCAGAAATTCTCTGAATTGACCGTTGGTCATCTGGGCATAGAACACGATGTGGTGCTCTCGCCGCTTCAGCATGACAGCCCTGGGGAAATCGCACAAACCGATGGGGTCGCCGACTGGGGTCACAACGAATGCGAGCCCATTCCAGGCAAGACCATGGCGAGCGTCGTGACCGTCGAGCGGGATTATCCCAATACCTATCGAAAATTCACGTCGGTCGGGCCGCTGCTTGATTCACTCGGCAACGGCGGCAAGGGCATCACATGGCAAACCGGCGAAGAGATCGAACAGCTTCGCGCACTGAATTATCCTGTCACTGACGAAGGCGTGTCACACGGACGTCCCCAGATTCTTTCGGCCATCAATGCTGCTGAGGTGATCCTGTCGCTCGCTCCCGAAACCAATGGCGCGGTCGCGGTCAAGGCCTGGCAGGCTCTGTCGGCACTCACCGGCACCGACCACACTCATCTCGCGCGCGCACGCGAAGACGAGAAAATTCGCTTTCGTGATATTCAGGCGCAGCCGCGCAAAATCATTTCGTCGCCGACGTGGAGCGGGATCGAATCCGAGCATGTCTCATACAGCGCAAGCTATACGAACGTGCATGAACTGATTCCTTGGCGCACCCTTTCGGGACGTCAACAGCTCTATCAGGATCACGTGTGGATGCGCGATTTTGGTGAGTCGCTGTGCGTGTACAAACCACCGATCGATACACGCAGTACGGTGGGGATGGAGGGTAGCCGATCGAACGGGAACCTCGAAATTGCACTCAACTTTCTGACACCTCATCAGAAATGGGGCATTCATAGCACCTACACCGACAATCTGTTGATGCTGACGCTCTCGCGCGGTGGCCCCATCGTCTGGATCTCCGAGATCGATGCCAGAAAAATTGGCGTGGTCGATAACGACTGGATCGAAGCCTTCAATTTGAACGGAGCGCTGACAGCCCGCGCAGTCGTGAGCCAGCGTATTCCCGTGGGCGCCGTCATGATGTATCACGCGCAGGAAAAGATCATCAACACGCCTGGGTCCGAAGTCACCGGCGTACGCGGGATTCACAATTCGGTCACGCGCATCATGCCGAAGCCGACCCATATGATCGGCGGTTATGCGCAGCTTTCCTACGGTTTCAATTATTACGGCACGGTCGGCTCCAATCGCGACGAATTTGTGATCGTACGCAAAATGAACACAGTCGACTGGAAGGATGAGTCGACGCCGTCGTCGGTGCTGTCGTCGGCAGAGGCTGCCCGTCACCAACACACGCTCGCCCATGGCGCCCCCACGCTTGCGATGGCCGACGATGAGTCAGGAGATAAAAAATGAAAATCCGCGCTCAGATCGGCATGGTCATGAATCTGGACAAATGCATCGGCTGCCATACGTGTTCGGTCACTTGCAAAAACGTCTGGACCTCGCGCGAGGGGATGGAATATGCCTGGTTCAACAATGTCGAGACCAAGCCCGGCATTGGTTACCCCAAGGATTGGGAAAACCAGGATCGCTGGAACGGTGGATGGAAGCGCAAGACGAACGGCAAGATCGAGCTTCGCGCCGGTAGCAAGTGGCGTGTGCTCGCGACTATTTTCGGCAACCCGAACCTGCCGGAAATAGACGACTACTATGAGCCGTTCACCTTCGACTACGCGCATTTGCACGACGCGCCGGACGTCAAGGTTGGACCGGTTGCCCGGCCCCGATCGCTGATCACCGGCGAGCGGATGGAGAAAATCGAGTGGGGCCCGAACTGGGAAGAAATCCTCGGTGGTGAATTCGAAAAGCGTAAGCAGGACTACAACTTTGACCAGGTGCAAACGGACATCTACGGGGAGTTCGAGAACACCTTCATGATGTATCTGCCGCGACTCTGCGAGCACTGCCTGAACCCTGCCTGCGTCGCGTCCTGCCCTTCCGGCGCGATTTACAAGCGCGAGGAAGACGGCATCGTCCTGATCGATCAGGACAAGTGCCGAGGCTGGCGCATGTGCGTGTCGGGATGTCCATACAAGAAAATCTACTACAACTGGCAAAGCGGCAAGTCAGAGAAGTGCATCTTCTGCTATCCGCGCATTGAGGCAGGCCAGCCAACGGTATGCTCGGAAACCTGCGTCGGGCGAATTCGCTATCTTGGCGTCTTGCTGTACGACGCCGACCGGATCCAGGAAGCTGCGTCGGTCGAAGACCCACAGGATCTGTACGAAGCACAGCTTTCCATCTTCCTCGATCCAAACGATCCGGCAGTGCGTGAGCAGGCCGCTCGGGATGGCGTGCCGGACAACTGGCTTGAAGCAGCGCGTCATTCACCGGTGTACAAAATGGCGATGGAGTGG
Above is a window of Caballeronia sp. SBC1 DNA encoding:
- the narH gene encoding nitrate reductase subunit beta — encoded protein: MKIRAQIGMVMNLDKCIGCHTCSVTCKNVWTSREGMEYAWFNNVETKPGIGYPKDWENQDRWNGGWKRKTNGKIELRAGSKWRVLATIFGNPNLPEIDDYYEPFTFDYAHLHDAPDVKVGPVARPRSLITGERMEKIEWGPNWEEILGGEFEKRKQDYNFDQVQTDIYGEFENTFMMYLPRLCEHCLNPACVASCPSGAIYKREEDGIVLIDQDKCRGWRMCVSGCPYKKIYYNWQSGKSEKCIFCYPRIEAGQPTVCSETCVGRIRYLGVLLYDADRIQEAASVEDPQDLYEAQLSIFLDPNDPAVREQAARDGVPDNWLEAARHSPVYKMAMEWKIAFPLHPEYRTLPMVWYVPPLSPINSATNDGRLGMKGLLPDVDSLRIPLRYLANLLTAGREAPVRLALKRMLAMRAFMRERHVERRESPELLAEVDLSTAQVDEMYRYLAIANYEDRFVIPTAHREYAEDAFDLRASCGFSFGNGCSDGTTETSLFGGRKGIGKDRKTIPIRAAGE
- a CDS encoding nitrate reductase subunit alpha, whose amino-acid sequence is MSHFVDRLKYFSTSRPTFSEGHGMTTQEDRGWEDAYRQRWQHDKIVRSTHGVNCTGSCSWKIYVKSGIVTWETQQTDYPRTRPDMPNHEPRGCARGASYSWYLYSANRLKYPLIRSALLRQWREKRLTLEPVQAWSAIVDDQQARASYTRRRGLGGFVRSNWDEVNEIIAAANIHTIKRHGPDRIVGFSPIPAMSMVSYAAGSRYLSLIGGVNLSFYDWYCDLPPASPQTWGEQTDVPESADWYNSTFIMMWGSNVPQTRTPDAHFMTEVRYRGTKVVSIFPDYAEGAKFGDIWLHPKQGTDAALGLAMGHVVLTEFHVAGKSAYFADYCRRFTDMPLLVRIVKQGEHFVPERLLRSDEFEDALGQDSNAAWKTVAIDELSGKLVTPVGSIGFRWGQKEGGDAGKWNLKEEDAQGAPIRPVMSFVEDHHEVIEVAFPYFGNVEHTHFTHTGHASVLPRRVGVRKVATRDGDVLVATVYDLFIANYGVDQGLGGANVAASFDDDVPYTPAWQEKITGVKRNEVIAVAREFADNAHKTEGKSMVILGAGLNHWFNMDMSYRSIINLLVMCGCVGKSGGGWSHYVGQEKLRPQTGWLPLAFATDWHRPPRFMNGTSFFYAHTDQWRYETMRVTELLSPLVDGSQFAESPIDYNVRAERMGWLPSAPQFKTNPLKVGRAAAGSDAAAYVAKGLKDGSLEMSCVDPDAPENFPRNLFVWRSNLLGSSGKGHEYFLKHLLGAEHGVQGKDLGATAGILPKEVKWHDQAPQGKLDLVVTLDFRMSTTCLYSDIVLPTATWYEKDDMNTSDMHPFIHPLSAAVDPAWQSKSDWEIYKGIAQKFSELTVGHLGIEHDVVLSPLQHDSPGEIAQTDGVADWGHNECEPIPGKTMASVVTVERDYPNTYRKFTSVGPLLDSLGNGGKGITWQTGEEIEQLRALNYPVTDEGVSHGRPQILSAINAAEVILSLAPETNGAVAVKAWQALSALTGTDHTHLARAREDEKIRFRDIQAQPRKIISSPTWSGIESEHVSYSASYTNVHELIPWRTLSGRQQLYQDHVWMRDFGESLCVYKPPIDTRSTVGMEGSRSNGNLEIALNFLTPHQKWGIHSTYTDNLLMLTLSRGGPIVWISEIDARKIGVVDNDWIEAFNLNGALTARAVVSQRIPVGAVMMYHAQEKIINTPGSEVTGVRGIHNSVTRIMPKPTHMIGGYAQLSYGFNYYGTVGSNRDEFVIVRKMNTVDWKDESTPSSVLSSAEAARHQHTLAHGAPTLAMADDESGDKK